The sequence TATGTTTATGCTGAGACAAGTACTACACCAAACTGTACTGCGGAGAATAGCTTTGTTGTTACAATAAACCCAACACCAACAGTTGATGATCCTGCGGATGTCACCCGTTGTGATAGTTATACCTTGCCTGCCTTGACCAATGGAAACTACTTCACTGGTAGTGGAGGAACAGGTACTCCATTGTTCGCTGGCAACAACATTACCAGTACTCAGACCATCTATGTTTATGCTGAGACAAGTACTACACCAAACTGTACTGCGGAGAATAGCTTTGTTGTTACAATAAATCCAACACCAACAGTTGATGATCCAGCGGATGTCACCCGTTGTGATAGTTATACTTTGCCTGCCTTGACCAATGGAAACTACTTCACTGGCAGTGGAGGAACAGGTACTCCATTGTTCGCTGGCAACAACATTACCAGTACTCAGACCATCTATGTTTATGCTGAGACAAGTACTACACCAAACTGTACTGCGGAGAATAGCTTTGTTGTTACAATAAACCCAACACCAACAGTTGATGATCCAGCGGATGTCACCCGTTGTGATAGTTATACCTTGCCTGCTTTGACCAATGGAAACTACTTCACTGGCAGTGGAGGAACAGGTACTCCATTGTTTGCTGGCAACAACATTACCAGTACTCAGACCATCTATGTTTATGCTGAGACAAGTACTACACCAAACTGTACTGCGGAGAATAGCTTTGTTGTTACAATAAACCCAACACCAACAGTTGATGATCCTGCGGATGTCACCCGTTGTGATAGTTATACCTTGCCTGCTTTGACCAATGGAAACTACTTCACTGGCAGTGGAGGAACAGGTACTCCATTGTTCGCTGGCAACAACATTACCAGTACTCAGACCATCTATGTTTATGCTGAGACAAGTACTACACCAAACTGTACTGCGGAGAATAGCTTTGTTGTTACAATAAACCCAACACCAACAGTTGATGATCCTGCGGATGTCACCCGTTGTGATAGTTATACCTTGCCTGCTTTGACCAATGGAAACTACTTCACTGGCAGTGGAGGAACAGGTACTCCATTGTTCGCTGGCAACAACATTACCAGTACTCAGACCATCTATGTTTATGCTGAGACAAGTACTACACCAAACTGTACTGCGGAGAATAGCTTTGTTGTTACAATAAACCCAACACCAACAGTTGATGATCCTGCGGATGTCACCCGTTGTGATAGTTATACCTTGCCTGCTTTGACCAATGGAAACTACTTCACTGGCAGTGGAGGAACAGGTACTCCATTGTTTGCTGGCAACAACATTACCAGTACTCAGACCATCTATGTTTATGCTGAGACAAGTACTACACCAAACTGTACTGCGGAGAATAGCTTTGTTGTTACAATAAACCCAACACCAACAGTTGATGATCCTGCGGATGTCACCCGTTGTGATAGTTATACCTTGCCTGCTTTGACCAATGGAAACTACTTCACTGGCAGTGGAGGAACAGGTACTCCATTGTTCGCTGGCAACAACATTACCAGTACTCAGACCATCTATGTTTATGCTGAGACAAGTACTACACCAAACTGTACTGCGGAGAATAGTTTTGTGGTTACTATAAATGTTACACCGTTGGCAGATAATCCAAGTGATGTTAGTGCTTGTGGTAATTATACATTACCAGCATTAGTTAATGGCGCATATTATACGAGTCAGAATGGACAGAATCCTATTGCTGTTGGGACTGTTATTATTGCTACACAAACGATTTATGTTTATGCAGAAACGGGTACAGTTCCAAACTGCTTTACGGAAAATAGTTTCATAGTTACTATAAACAATTGTGGAATTATTTTAGAAAAAATAGCTACTCCAAATAATCCACAAGGATGTACTCCAATTGCCCCAGGAGAGTCTATTTCATACACATTTAAAGTGTCAATTCCGACAGGAAGCGCACCTGTAAATAATGTTGTAATAACCGATCCATTATTAGAGGCACCAAACCCTATTGTTCCGATTGTATATGTATCTGGTGATGACGGTGACACTATCTTGGAAGACGGTGAGTTGTGGACATACAGTGCATCTTATGTTGTAACTCAACAAGATATTACAAATGGTCTTGTGCAAAATACGGCAACTGTAAATGGTCAGGTTCAAACCTCAGGAAATCCTTACCCAGTTTCAACTTCTGGTTCAGTAACGGTTAATCTTTGTCAAAATGCTGAAATGTCTATTGTAAAATCGAGCAGTAGCGAAACAGGAAATTGTATTTCTTTTGAAGAAGGTAATACGATAGATTATAAGTTTGTAGTAAGTAACGATGGTGATGTAGATATTACAAATGTTGTTATTACTGATCCATTATTTTTGGCGCCAAACCCAGTAGTTTCTATTGTATATGTTTCGGGAGATGATGGTGATGGAATCTTAAATATTGATGAAGATTGGACATATACTGTAACTTATACAATAACACAAAGCGATGTAGATGCAGGTTCTATTGTAAATACTGCAGAAGTAGATGGAAACTCAGTTTTGGGTGCTGTTGATACGGCTACTAGTAATACAGTTACGGTATTGATCTGCCAAGCAGCAGACATCGCAATTGTAAAAGAGAGCGATCAAGTACCGGGCAACGACGGATGTGTTGCACTTGAGGATGGTGATATCATTACCTATACCTTTAGAGTAACCAACGAAGGCAACGTGTCAATAGACAATGTAGTTATAACTGACCCATTAGTAGGTCTATCAGCGATCACAGGTCCAACAGGCGATACTGGTTCAGACGGTATCCTAGGACTTAATGAAGTTTGGGAATACACTGCAACCTATACAGTAACGCAGGATGATGTTAACGATGGCGAGGTAACCAACCAAGCTACAGTTAACGGATTGGCAATGAACCCATCAAATACACCAGTAATCGATGACTCTCACCCAACCTCTACAACAGCAGATGGCGATACAGTGGTTGTTATCTGCCAGAACCCTGATATCGCAATCGTAAAAGAGAGCGATCAAGTACCGGGCAACGACGGATGTGTTGCACTTGAGGGTGGTGATATCATTACCTATACCTTTAGAGTAACCAACGAAGGCAACGTGTCAATAGACAATGTAGTTGTAACTGACCCATTAGTAGGTCTATCAGCGATCACAGGTCCAACAGGCGATACTGGTTCAGACGGTATCCTAGGACTTAATGAAGTTTGGGAGTACACTGCAACCTATACAGTAACGCAGGATGATATTGACAACGGTGAAGTTACCAATCAAGCTACAGTTAACGGATTGGCAATGAACCCATCAAATACACCAGTAACCGATGACTCTCACCCAACCTCTACAACAGCGGATGGCGATACAGTGGTTGTTATCTGCCAAGCAGCAGACATCGCAATTGTAAAAGAGAGCGATCAAGTACCGGGCAACGACGGATGTGTTGCACTTGAGGATGGTGATATCATTACCTATACCTTTAGAGTAACCAACGAAGGCAACGTGTCAATAGACAATGTAGTTGTAACTGACCCATTAGTAGGTCTATCAGCGATCACAGGTCCAATAGGCGATACTGGTTCAGACGGTATCCTAGGACTTAATGAAGTTTGGGAATACACTGCAACCTATACAGTAACGCAGGATGATGTTAACTATGGCGAGGTAACCAACCAAGCTACAGTTAACGGATTGGCAATAAACCCATCAAATACACCAGTAACCGATGACTCTCACCCAACCTCTACAACAGCGGATGGCGATACAGTGGTTGTTATCTGCCAAGCAGCAGACATCGCAATTGTAAAAGAGAGCGATCAAGTACCGGGCAACGACGGATGTGTTGCACTTGAGGATGGTGATATCATTACCTATACCTTTAGAGTAACCAACGAAGGCAACGTGTCAATAGACAATGTAGTTGTAACTGACCCATTAGTAGGTCTATCAGCGATCACAGGTCCAACAGGCGATACTGGTTCAGACGGTATCCTAGGACTTAATGAAGTTTGGGAGTACACTGCAACCTATACAGTAACGCAGGATGATGTTAACGATGGCGAGGTAACCAACCAAGCTACAGTTAACGGATTGGCAATGAACCCATCAAATACACCAGTAACCGATGACTCTCACCCAACCTCTACAACAGCGGATGGCGATACAGTGGTTGTTATCTGCCAAGCAGCAGACATCGCAATTGTAAAAGAGAGCGATCAAGTACCGGGCAACGACGGATGTGTTGCACTTGAGGATGGTGATATCATTACCTATACCTTTAGAGTAACCAACGAAGGCAACGTGTCAATAGACAATGTAGTTGTAACTGACCCATTAGTAGGTCTATCAGCGATCACAGGTCCAACAGGCGATACTGGTTCAGACGGTATCCTAGGACTTAATGAAGTTTGGGAGTACACTGCAACCTATACAGTAACGCAGGATGATGTTAACGATGGCGAGGTAACCAACCAAGCTACAGTTAACGGATTGGCAATGAACCCATCAAATACACCAGTAACCGATGACTCTCACCCAACCTCTACAACAGCGGATGGCGATACAGTGGTTGTTATCTGCCAAGCAGCAGACATCGCAATTGTAAAAGAGAGCGATCAAGTACCGGGCAACGACGGATGTGTTGCACTTGAGGATGGTGATATCATTACCTATACCTTTAGAGTAACCAACGAAGGCAACGTGTCAATAGACAATGTAGTTGTAACTGACCCATTAGTAGGTCTATCAGCGATCACAGGTCCAATAGGCGATACTGGTTCAGACGGTATCCTAGGACTTAATGAAGTTTGGGAATACACTGCAACCTATACAGTAACGCAGGATGATGTTAACGATGGCGAGGTAACCAACCAAGCTACAGTTAACGGATTGGCAATAAACCCATCAAATACACCAGTAATCGATGACTCTCACCCAACCTCTACAACAGCAGATGGCGATACAGTGGTTGTTATCTGCCAGAACCCTGATATCGCAATCGTAAAAGAGAGCGATCAAGTACCGGGCAACGACGGATGTGTTGCACTTGAGGGTGGTGATATCATTACCTATACCTTTAGAGTAACCAACGAAGGCAACGTGTCAATAGACAATGTAGTTGTAACTGACCCATTAGTAGGTCTATCAGCGATCACAGGTCCAACAGGCGATACTGGTTCAGACGGTATCCTAGGACTTAATGAAGTTTGGGAGTACACTGCAACCTATACAGTAACGCAGGATGATATTGACAACGGTGAAGTTACCAATCAAGCTACAGTTAACGGATTGGCAATGAACCCATCAAATACACCAGTAACCGATGACTCTCACCCAACCTCTACAACAGCGGATGGCGATACAGTGGTTGTTATCTGCCAAGCAGCAGACATCGCAATTGTAAAAGAGAGCGATCAAGTACCGGGCAACGACGGATGTGTTGCACTTGAGGATGGTGATATCATTACCTATACCTTTAGAGTAACCAACGAAGGCAACGTGTCAATAGACAATGTAGTTATAACTGACCCATTAGTAGGTCTATCAGCGATCACAGGTCCAACAGGCGATACTGGTTCAGACGGTATCCTAGGACTTAATGAAGTTTGGGAATACACTGCAACCTATACAGTAACGCAGGATGATGTTAACGATGGCGAGGTAACCAACCAAGCTACAGTTAACGGATTGGCAATGAACCCATCAAATACACCAGTAATCGATGACTCTCACCCAACCTCTACAACAGCAGATGGCGATACAGTGGTTGTTATCTGCCAGAACCCTGATATCGCAATCGTAAAAGAGAGCGATCAAGTACCGGGCAACGACGGATGTGTTGCACTTGAGGGTGGTGATATCATTACCTATACCTTTAGAGTAACCAACGAAGGCAACGTGTCAATAGACAATGTAGTTGTAACTGACCCATTAGTAGGTCTATCAGCGATCACAGGTCCAACAGGCGATACTGGTTCAGACGGTATCCTAGGACTTAATGAAGTTTGGGAGTACACTGCAACCTATACAGTAACGCAGGATGATATTGACAACGGTGAAGTTACCAATCAAGCTACAGTTAACGGATTGGCAATGAACCCATCAAATACACCAGTAACCGATGACTCTCACCCAACCTCTACAACAGCGGATGGCGATACAGTGGTTGTTATCTGCCAAGCAGCAGACATCGCAATTGTAAAAGAGAGCGATCAAGTACCGGGCAACGACGGATGTGTTGCACTTGAGGATGGTGATATCATTACCTATACCTTTAGAGTAACCAACGAAGGCAACGTGTCAATAGACAATGTAGTTATAACTGACCCATTAGTAGGTCTATCAGCGATCACAGGTCCAACAGGCGATACTGGTTCAGACGGTATCCTAGGACTTAATGAAGTTTGGGAGTACACTGCAACCTATACAGTAACGCAGGATGATATTGACAACGGTGAAGTTACCAATCAAGCTACAGTTAACGGATTGGCAATGAACCCATCAAATACACCAGTAACCGATGACTCTCACCCAACTTCTACAACAGAGGACGGCGATACCGTTGTTGTTATTTGCCAAAACCCTGATATTGCAATCGTGAAAACAGGGGTCTTCAATGATGTAGATGGCAACGATTGTGCTGATGCAGGAATTGATACGATTACGTATACGTTCACTGTGACCAATGAAGGAAACGTGAGCCTATCAAATATAACAGTTACCGACCCATTGTTGGAAGCACCGAACCCAGTAGTTGCTATTTTATACCAAAGTGGTGATACTGATGCAGATGGAAAACTTGATGTAACCGAAACTTGGATTTATACAGCTACTTCCTATGTTATCACACAGGATGATATAGATGCAGGTAACGTAACCAACCAAGCTACAGCAGTTGGCACATCACCAGCAGGAGACAATGTAGAGGATCAATCAGGAACTGATATTAATAATGACGATGCAACGGTTATCGAGCTTTGTCAAGACCCAGCTATCGCAATTGTTAAAACTGGTATCTTCAACGATGAGAACCAGAATGGATGTACAGATGTTGATGAGACTATCACTTATACCTTCTCAGTAACCAATGAAGGAAACGTGAGCTTGAGTAATATTGTGGTTGATGACCCACTATTGGGTGGACCAATTGCGGGACCAGATAGTGGTGATACTGATGGCGACGGCAAACTTGATGTAACCGAAACTTGGATTTATACAGGATCTTATGTGATTACACAAGACGATATAGATACTGGTGAGGTAATTAACCAAGCTACTGCAACTGGAACTGCACCAGATCAAAGTACAGTAAGTGATCTTTCAGGATCAACTACTACTACTGATGATTCAACAGTTATCGAACTTTGTCAAGACCCAGCAATAGCAATAGTGAAAACAGGAATCTTTAACGATGAAAACCAGAACGATTGTTCTGATGTAGATGAGACTATCAGCTATACTTTCACCGTAACAAATGAAGGCAATGTGAGCTTGAGCAATGTAACAATAACTGATCCCTTGATTACAACAATCACTGGTCCAACGGGCGATACTGATGCTGATGGTGAACTTGATGTAACTGAAATATGGACATATTCAGGAATCTACGCAATCACACAAGACGATATAGATGCAGGTGAAGTAGAAAACCAAGCCACAGCAGAAGGTACTGCGCCAGATGCAAGTGTTGTAAGCGATCTTTCAGATGAAAGTAGCGTTCTGGAAGACGATCCAACAGTAATCGAGTTGTGTCAGGATCCAGCCATCGCAATCGTTAAAACGGGAATCTTCAACGATGAGAATCAAGACAACTGTTCCGATGTTGATGAAACCATCACTTACACTTTCACTGTAACCAATGAAGGAAACGTGAGTTTGAATTTTGTTGAAGTAACAGATCCACTTATTACTATAATTACTGGACCAACAGGAGATACAGACGGTGATAGTGAACTTGATGTAACTGAAGTTTGGACATTTACTGGAACTTATGCTATCACACAGGATGATATAGATGCAGGTGAAGTAATAAACCAAGCGAAAGTAAAAGGACAAGCTCCTAATGGTGATTTGGCAACTGATCTTTCTGATGAAAGCAGCGTATTGGAAGATGACCCAACGGTAATTGAGCTTTGTCAAGATCCAACTATCGCAATCGTTAAAACAGGAATCTTCAACGATGAGAACCAGGACAACTGTTCCGATGTTGATGAAACTATCACTTACACTTTCACCGTTACCAATGAAGGAAACGTGAGTTTAAGTAACGTAACTGTAACAGATCCATTAATAGCCATAATCACTGGTCCAACTGGTGACACTGATAACGACAGAAAACTTGATGTTACTGAAACTTGGGTTTACACCGGAACCTATGCAATCACACAAGATGATATAGATGCAGGCGAAGTAATAAACCAAGCCACAGCAGAAGGTATTGCACCAAATCAAAGTACCGTAACCGACCTTTCTGATGAAAGCAGCGTATTAGAAGATGACCCAACAGTAACAGAGTTGTGCCAAGATCCAGTTATTGCTATAGTGAAAACAGGAATCTTCAACGATGAAAATCAGAACGATTGTTCTGATGTTGATGAGACCATTAGCTATACTTTCACTGTAACAAACCAAGGCAATGTGAGCTTGAGCAATGTATCTGTAACAGATCCATTGATTGCCACAATCACTGGCCCAACAGGCGACACTAATGGTGACGGTGTATTTGATGTAACTGAAACTTGGATATATACTGGAACTTATGCTATAACGCAAGCAGATATAGACGCTGGTCAAGTAACAAACCAAGCAACAGCAGAAGGTACAGCACCAGATGCAAGTGTTGTAAGTGACCTTTCCGATGAAAGTAGCGTACTAGAGAACGACCCTACAGTAATTGAACTATGCCAAAACCCAAAAATTGCTCTTATTAAAACTGGAGTTGTTGATGACACTAATGGCAACGGTTGTGCTGATGTAGGTGAAACTATTGATTATAGCTTCATTGTTTTCAACCTTGGAAATGTTACGTTATCAAACATAATAATTACAGATCCTTTGGTAACTGTAAATGGCGGTCCAATAACATTGGCTCCAGGTGCTACAGATGAAACATCGTTCACTGCAATTTACACTATCACACAAGGTGATATTGATGCAGGACTTGTTATAAATCAAGCCACAGTTACAGGTACAGATAATTCTGGAACCATAGTAAGCGATCTATCTGATGACAATAGTGAACTTGAAGATGATCCAACCATTACTGAACTTTGTCAAAACCCACTTATTGCTTTAATAAAAGTAGGTGTGCCAGCAGATGAAAATGGTAACGGTTGTGCTGATGTTGGAGAAACAATAATATACAGCTTTAGTGTTAAAAACACTGGTAATGTTGCATTGACTAATGTAATGGTAACCGACCCACTAGTTGATGTTGTTGGCGGCCCTATCAGCCTAGTTGCTGGTCAAGAAGATGTAACAACATTTAAAGCAGTATATACAGTAACCCAAACAGATGTTGATGCAGGATTTATTGAGAATCAAGCTACAGCAGATGGAATTGCTCCAAATGGTGATATGGTTTCAGATCAATCTGATAATAACAGTTATCTTGAGAACGATCCTACAATCACTGTTCTTTGTCAAAACCCATCGATTTCATTAGAGAAAACAGGTGTGTTCAACGATGAGAATGGAGATGGTGCATCAGAAGTAGGCGAAACAATATCCTACGCATTCGCTGTAACTAATACAGGAGATGTGACTCTGTATAACATTATGATTACAGATCCATTGCCAGGTATTCAAATTTTTGGGGGCCCAATTGCAAAACTGGAACCAGGTGAAGTAGATAGTACAACATTTACCACAACCTATGCTATAACTCAAGAAGATATTGAAAATGGGGAAGTAGTAAACCAAGCAACTGTAACAGGTGAGGATATTAGTGGTACTATCGTTACCGATGACTCGGATGATCCAACAGACCTGACGAACAACGATACCAATGGAGATGGAGATCCTGATGATCCTACAGTAGTAATATTACCAAATGTGTTGCCTATTACTTTTGTAATATACAATGGTATCACGCCAAACAATGATGGTATAAATGACTTCTTCTTATTGGAAGGTATAAGCAATTGGCCAAACAATAACGTTAAGATTTTCAATAGATGGGGTGTACTTGTCTTTGAAACTGATGGTTATGGTGGCAGTGACGATAAACAGAATGTGTTCAGTGGAATTTCTGAAGGTCGTGTAACGGTAGAGCAGAGCAAGGAATTACCTACTGGAACTTACTTCTATATTCTTACTTTCCCAGGAGAGAACCCTGGTAAAGGAAGCTACAACGGATACTTATATATTAACAGATAGAAAATCAAAAAATTCCTGGGAGGAAATTCCCTCCCAGGATTAAAATACATAACTATGAAACACAGTTATCTAACATTACTAATTTTGATTTTACTTGGTACGTTTTCAAGTAAAGCACAGCAGGATCCACAGTACACACAATATATGTACAATACGGAGGTAGTAAACCCTGCATATGCGGGAAATCGTGAAGCTCTAAGTTTTGGTTTACTTTACCGAACTCAATGGGTTAATTTTGGTGAAGGAGCTCCGAACACAGGTACTTTTACCGTAAACTCACCAGTTGGTAATAACATGGGTTTAGGTCTCTCCGTAGTTAACGACAGGATTGGTCCCGCAATTGAAACTAACTTTAATATTGACTATTCTTATAGTATCAATACTTCTGAAACTGGGAAATTGTCCTTTGGGCTCAAGGCAGGTTTGGATATTTTAGATGTTGATTTTTCTAAATTAAATATATACGATCCGAGCGATCCTTATTTTCAAGATAGCAATATAGACAACAAACTTCAACCTCAAATTGGAGCTGGTATTTATTACAATACCGAAAAGTTTTATGCAGGTCTTTCAGTTCCCAACTTCTTGACGACTAAACATTTCGATAAAAGCAGTATTGCTAACACTACTGTAGAAACAACAGCTGCAGAACGAATGCATTACTTTTTAATTGCAGGATATGTTTTTGATATTAGTGATAATTTAAAGTTCAAGCCAGCAACTTTATTTAAGTTAGTAAGCGGTTCTCCATTGCAAGCTGATGTTTCTGCCAATTTCTTACTTTATGATAAAGTAACTCTTGGAGCTGCATACAGATGGAGCGCAGCAATGAGTGGCTTGGTTGGCTTTCAGGCTACTGACAATATATTCATAGGTTTCGCTTATGACTATCAAACAACAGATATTCAAGCATACAGCGATGGTTCTTATGAACTAATGCTTCGTTTTGATTTGTTTAATAAACCTGAAAGAGTGCTAACTCCGAGATTCTTCTAAAAAAATAAAGACTATGAATACAATAGTACGAAACATATTTCTTTTCGCCTTTGTGGTTTTAACCGCAGGAAGTTCTTTTGCACAGCAAAAGGATATTAAAAAAGCAAACAAAGAATTTGACAAATTTGCCTATATAGACGCCCGTGAAATCTATTTGAAAGTAGTGGAAGACGGCTATGAATCTGCTGAAATTTTCAAAAAACTTGGTGATACCTATTATTTTAACAGTGATTACACGAATGCTGCAAAATGGTATGAAAAATTGGTAACACAATTTCCAGATCAAACAGAACCTGAATATTATTACAGAGCAGCACAATCTTTAAAGAGCCTTGGGAAATATTCAGAATCTGATGCACTTTTGAAGGATTATGTTGCAAAAGGTGGAAAAGGATTGGTAATCAAAAAATTTGAAGATGATCCTAACTATCTTAAAAGCACCGTTTTCAAGACGAGGGATTTCGCTCTTGAAAAAGTAGGTGTCAATACTTCTAATTCAGATTTTGGTGCTTCCTTTTACGGAGAAGATAAGATTGTATATGCATCAGCATCGAATACTGAAGGAGCAAAAGTAGCAGATTGGACCGATCAACCTTTCCTAGATTTATTTATGGCGGATAGAGATTCTATTGGCCAGCTTAGCAATGCTACGCGATTAAGGGGAGATATAAATACTGCGTATCACGAATCATCCGCTGCATTTACCAAAGATGAATTTACAGTTTATTTTACAAGGAATAACTTTCTGGATGGTAAAAAAGGAAAGGATAAAAACAAAACTATACGCCTAAAATTATATAAAGCTACCAAAGGCAGCGATTCTTCTTGGTCTAATGTAGTTGAACTTCCTTTTAACAGTAAGGAATATTCCGTAGCACATCCAGCTTTAAGTCCAGATGGGAAAAAACTATATTTTTCTTCTGATATGCCCGGGACACTTGGTATGTCTGATCTTTGGTATGTTGACATTCTTCCTAACGATACCTATGGAACACCTATCAATTTAGGATCTGGTATAAATACTGAGGCACGGGAATCATTTCCTTTCATAAGTGATAAAAATAATCTCTATTTCTCAAGTGATGGCCGCTCAGGCCTTGGCGGCTATGATATATTTGTAACTCCTCTTGATAAGGATGGAAAATCTGGAATAATTACAAATTTGGGAGCTCCTTCAAATAGTGCTCAGGACGATTTTGGCTTTATAATTAATGAAGATTCGCGGATAGGATATGTTTCCTCAAATAGAGGTGGAGACAGAGGAAGTATTGATGATGATATATATTTGGTAAAGGAAATATGTTCAATCACCATAAAAGGAAAAGTTTTCGACGAAGATACTAAAGACCCGATTCCAGGAGCAAGCGTTTCTTTACTTGACGAGAATAATCAGCTGGTTAACCAAACCACTGCCAAAAATGATGGAACCTATAGTTTTATTGGTAATTGCGGAACTCAATACACTGTGAGAGGGGTAAAAGAAGGATACAATCCTTATGAGAAAGTAATTGAAACTCCGCTGCTTTCAGGAACCGTCGAAGTACCGCTTCCGTTAAAAAGAATTGGGCCTTGTCCACCAAACGATTTGGGCTGTAAGCTAAATCTACAACCAATCTATTTTGATTTCGACAAATCAAACATTCGTCAGGATGCTGAAATAGAACTTGCTAAAATTCTTGCGGCAATGGGAGAATATCCAGAATTGATTATCCATATAGAATCTCACACAGATTCAAGAGGTAATGATAATTACAACGAGGCTCTTTCTGAACGCCGTGCACAATCTACTCTAAAATGGTTAGTTAGTAAAGGTATTGACAGGAATAGACTAACTGCCAAAGGATATGGAGAGACACAACTAGTTAATCAGTGTTCAAATGGAGTACCTTGTACTGCAGAAGAACATCAGCTTAACAGAAGATCTATGTTCATCATAAAAAACTAAATTAAATATATCAATTCTTTTAAAAGCGTTCAATACTTGCTATTGAGCGCTTTTTACTTTTAAAACACTTTCCCTTTTCGTACTTTTGGGGCAAATCGCGTTTTTAAATAATGGAAGAGCAAGTAATTTTAGTGAATGAGAATGATGAAAAAATTGGTTTAATGCCTAAGCAGGAAGCCCACGAAAAAGGGGTGCTTCATAGAGCATTTTCAGTCTTTATCTTTAACAGCAAAAATGAAGTAATGCTGCAACAAAGAGCATTGCATAAATACCATACGCCTGGACTTTGGGCCAACACTTGCTGTAGCCATCAGCGTGATGGTGAAACTACGTTGGAAGCCGGAAAACGCAGGCTTTTTGAAGAAATGGGTTTTGTTTCAGACTTAACAGAAACCACTTCATTTATCTACAAAGCGCCGTTTGAAAATGGATTGACAGAACACGAACTGGATCATATTTTAGTAGGAAAATTTGAAGGTAATCCTGAAATTAACCCAGAAGAAGTAGCTTCCTGGAAATGGATGGAGCT comes from Aequorivita sublithincola DSM 14238 and encodes:
- a CDS encoding PorP/SprF family type IX secretion system membrane protein, which gives rise to MKHSYLTLLILILLGTFSSKAQQDPQYTQYMYNTEVVNPAYAGNREALSFGLLYRTQWVNFGEGAPNTGTFTVNSPVGNNMGLGLSVVNDRIGPAIETNFNIDYSYSINTSETGKLSFGLKAGLDILDVDFSKLNIYDPSDPYFQDSNIDNKLQPQIGAGIYYNTEKFYAGLSVPNFLTTKHFDKSSIANTTVETTAAERMHYFLIAGYVFDISDNLKFKPATLFKLVSGSPLQADVSANFLLYDKVTLGAAYRWSAAMSGLVGFQATDNIFIGFAYDYQTTDIQAYSDGSYELMLRFDLFNKPERVLTPRFF
- a CDS encoding OmpA family protein, with the translated sequence MNTIVRNIFLFAFVVLTAGSSFAQQKDIKKANKEFDKFAYIDAREIYLKVVEDGYESAEIFKKLGDTYYFNSDYTNAAKWYEKLVTQFPDQTEPEYYYRAAQSLKSLGKYSESDALLKDYVAKGGKGLVIKKFEDDPNYLKSTVFKTRDFALEKVGVNTSNSDFGASFYGEDKIVYASASNTEGAKVADWTDQPFLDLFMADRDSIGQLSNATRLRGDINTAYHESSAAFTKDEFTVYFTRNNFLDGKKGKDKNKTIRLKLYKATKGSDSSWSNVVELPFNSKEYSVAHPALSPDGKKLYFSSDMPGTLGMSDLWYVDILPNDTYGTPINLGSGINTEARESFPFISDKNNLYFSSDGRSGLGGYDIFVTPLDKDGKSGIITNLGAPSNSAQDDFGFIINEDSRIGYVSSNRGGDRGSIDDDIYLVKEICSITIKGKVFDEDTKDPIPGASVSLLDENNQLVNQTTAKNDGTYSFIGNCGTQYTVRGVKEGYNPYEKVIETPLLSGTVEVPLPLKRIGPCPPNDLGCKLNLQPIYFDFDKSNIRQDAEIELAKILAAMGEYPELIIHIESHTDSRGNDNYNEALSERRAQSTLKWLVSKGIDRNRLTAKGYGETQLVNQCSNGVPCTAEEHQLNRRSMFIIKN
- the idi gene encoding isopentenyl-diphosphate Delta-isomerase produces the protein MMEEQVILVNENDEKIGLMPKQEAHEKGVLHRAFSVFIFNSKNEVMLQQRALHKYHTPGLWANTCCSHQRDGETTLEAGKRRLFEEMGFVSDLTETTSFIYKAPFENGLTEHELDHILVGKFEGNPEINPEEVASWKWMELEEVKKDIQTNPDIYTAWFKIIFDKFYQHLLV